In Sphingobacterium thalpophilum, a genomic segment contains:
- a CDS encoding sodium:solute symporter — protein MLGNLDLGIAIFYIVLILVVGILAGSGRFKKVKEISAEGYFLAGKTLRWPAIGLALFATNISTVHLVSLAQSGFDTGLLNGNFEWMAAFTLILLALFFVPFYLKSGVRTLPDFLERRYDRSSRDWLTFISILSAIVIHIAFSMLAGGIVLRTLFGFNMYLSVTVICVITGIYTILGGLRAVVVTESIQTIVLLAGAFIISFAAFDKMGGWMPMKAVLAQDNALDRLSMLRGSNDGSGMPWYAVLFGYPILGIWYWCADQTIVQRVLGAKDENHGRVGALFCGFLKILPVFIFVLPGLFAYTLFKTGQLDLSSLGVDHQGQVNSKGIYTLMITQLLPSGLIGVLVAALLSGLMSQISGALNSISTMVSYDIFKQRRPAASDGQLIRIGKIAAVIAMGFSLALLPLLDRYESIFYGINDVIAHIAPPITCVFLLGVFWKGASATAAKLTLWIGSVLGVAVFLLNKLLPDSWVGQTPFMMMAFYLFLICMLLQVLLSYKYPVQHTAQSRDLYWKNPVDPLRGKAWSGIGNYRILSALLLAIVVILYVIFN, from the coding sequence ATGTTAGGAAATTTAGATTTAGGTATCGCCATCTTTTATATTGTGTTGATTTTGGTTGTCGGCATATTGGCTGGATCAGGGCGATTTAAGAAAGTGAAGGAAATAAGCGCTGAAGGATATTTTTTGGCTGGAAAGACACTTCGGTGGCCAGCGATTGGGTTGGCGCTTTTTGCAACTAATATTTCAACCGTACATTTGGTTAGTTTGGCACAGAGCGGATTTGATACAGGCTTGCTTAACGGCAACTTTGAATGGATGGCTGCCTTTACTTTAATCTTACTGGCGCTTTTTTTTGTGCCATTTTACCTCAAATCGGGTGTTAGAACTTTGCCTGACTTTCTGGAACGGCGTTATGATCGTTCCAGCAGAGATTGGCTCACGTTTATATCCATACTATCGGCCATTGTTATTCATATCGCTTTTTCGATGTTGGCCGGAGGGATTGTGCTACGAACACTTTTTGGATTTAATATGTATTTGAGTGTTACGGTAATCTGTGTGATAACTGGAATATATACGATATTGGGTGGGCTGCGCGCTGTTGTGGTGACGGAATCTATCCAGACAATTGTGTTGCTTGCAGGGGCTTTTATTATCAGTTTTGCAGCTTTTGACAAGATGGGCGGTTGGATGCCGATGAAAGCTGTTCTGGCGCAGGATAATGCCCTTGATCGTCTTTCTATGCTCCGTGGTAGCAACGATGGAAGTGGAATGCCTTGGTATGCCGTATTGTTTGGCTATCCGATTTTAGGCATCTGGTACTGGTGTGCCGATCAGACCATTGTTCAGCGCGTTTTAGGAGCCAAGGACGAAAACCATGGACGTGTGGGTGCCCTTTTTTGTGGTTTTCTGAAAATTTTGCCTGTATTTATTTTTGTGCTTCCGGGGCTATTTGCGTATACGCTGTTTAAAACAGGTCAATTGGATTTAAGCAGTCTTGGCGTAGACCATCAAGGGCAGGTCAATTCAAAAGGTATCTATACACTCATGATTACGCAACTTTTGCCTTCAGGATTGATCGGTGTGTTGGTAGCGGCGCTCTTATCGGGTTTAATGAGTCAGATATCGGGTGCACTAAATTCGATATCGACCATGGTGAGTTACGATATCTTTAAACAGCGACGTCCTGCTGCTTCCGATGGACAGCTTATTCGTATCGGGAAAATTGCCGCAGTTATTGCCATGGGATTTTCCCTGGCTCTTTTACCACTATTGGATCGCTATGAGAGTATTTTTTATGGCATAAATGATGTGATTGCTCATATTGCACCACCAATAACCTGCGTGTTTCTTTTAGGTGTTTTTTGGAAAGGAGCATCAGCAACAGCTGCAAAACTTACCCTGTGGATAGGTTCTGTTTTGGGGGTTGCCGTATTTTTGCTGAATAAGCTGCTACCTGACTCGTGGGTAGGGCAGACACCATTTATGATGATGGCTTTCTATCTGTTTTTGATCTGTATGTTACTTCAGGTTTTGTTATCGTATAAGTATCCCGTGCAGCATACTGCACAAAGTCGGGATTTGTACTGGAAGAACCCCGTGGATCCACTTCGGGGAAAAGCCTGGTCGGGTATCGGGAATTACCGTATTTTGTCTGCATTGCTGTTAGCTATTGTCGTGATTTTATATGTAATTTTCAACTAA